From the Malus domestica chromosome 17, GDT2T_hap1 genome, one window contains:
- the LOC103436060 gene encoding putative UPF0481 protein At3g02645, whose product MSSLQQTFSSKSSSNFNEFQWVIQIRKTLEEELDDDSEIPVSVFNVPKTLLASDPDSYTPQEVAIGPYHYLRPELYEMERYKVAAAKRTQKNLQCLKFQNLVDQLINLEPRIRGCYHKYLNFNGETLGWMMAIDASFLLEILQVYGAKEGKILTRVSSKMSRLVDYSGRNSAHHSILRDLVMLENQIPLFVLRKMSEFRFQSLETADEMLLSMLMGLCKELSLFKMKDEDLPKIKVSECAHLLDFLYQMITPILERQPSEIVEAEFVEAEDQGEGTDEDKESKSTKSPNYVKQFLEEVWKLLSKLSKGPVRLLKKILVSGPIKVIFKLPWTILSSLPGFALLKQPVAYLFSSQDKEEIKPENESSVNRPPLVEEITIPSVSDLMKSGVRFVPTNGCISSVSFDPKTVTLYLPATSLDVNTEVILRNLVAYEASNASGQLVFTRYTEMMNGIIDTEEDAKLLREKGIILNHLKSDEEVANLFNGMSKSIRLTKVPFLDQAIEDVNKYYNGRWKVKMAKFFKVYVVGGWPILALLAAVFLLLLMALQAFCSVYSCGRIFHINTNTTTK is encoded by the coding sequence ATGTCTTCTCTCCAACAAACTTTCTCGTCCAAATCCAGTTCGAACTTCAACGAGTTCCAATGGGTTATTCAAATCCGAAAAACACTCGAGGAAGAGCTCGATGATGACAGCGAAATCCCTGTTTCCGTTTTCAATGTACCGAAAACCCTTTTGGCCAGTGATCCTGATTCCTACACCCCACAAGAAGTTGCAATTGGTCCTTACCATTATTTGCGTCCGGAGCTCTACGAGATGGAGAGGTACAAAGTGGCTGCAGCTAAAAGAACACAAAAGAATCTCCAGTGCCTTAAGTTCCAAAATCTTGTTGACCAATTGATAAATTTGGAGCCCCGGATTCGTGGTTGCTACCACAAGTACCTGAATTTCAATGGTGAGACACTAGGGTGGATGATGGCGATTGATGCATCGTTCTTGCTAGAGATTCTCCAAGTTTATGGAGCCAAAGAAGGGAAGATATTAACAAGAGTTTCCTCAAAGATGTCACGCTTGGTTGACTATTCAGGCAGGAACTCAGCACACCATTCAATTCTAAGGGACTTGGTAATGCTTGAGAACCAAATCCCACTATTTGTGTTGAGAAAAATGTCGGAGTTTCGATTCCAATCGTTGGAAACCGCCGACGAGATGCTGCTTTCGATGTTGATGGGATTGTGCAAAGAGCTTTCACTATTCAAGATGAAGGATGAGGACCTACCAAAGATCAAAGTCTCAGAATGTGCTCACTTGCTAGACTTTTTGTACCAAATGATCACCCCCATACTAGAACGCCAGCCCTCTGAAATTGTAGAAGCTGAGTTTGTAGAAGCTGAGGATCAAGGTGAAGGCACAGACGAAGACAAGGAGTCAAAATCTACGAAGAGCCCGAATTACGTTAAACAATTTCTTGAGGAAGTATGGAAGCTGCTGTCGAAACTAAGCAAAGGCCCCGTACGtcttcttaaaaaaatacttgTTTCCGGACCTATTAAAGTGATATTTAAATTGCCTTGGACAATCCTCTCCAGCCTTCCTGGATTTGCACTTTTGAAACAACCTGTTGCTTATTTATTCTCCtcccaagacaaagaagaaatcaaacccGAAAATGAGAGTTCCGTCAACAGACCTCCATTGGTAGAGGAGATTACAATCCCTTCTGTGTCCGATCTTATGAAATCCGGGGTCCGTTTTGTGCCAACAAATGGTTGCATTTCATCTGTCTCCTTTGATCCCAAAACAGTCACACTTTACCTCCCCGCAACTAGCTTAGATGTGAACACAGAGGTGATCCTGAGAAACTTGGTAGCTTATGAAGCATCAAATGCATCAGGGCAGTTGGTTTTTACACGCTACACAGAAATGATGAACGGGATTATAGACACGGAGGAGGACGCAAAGCTGCTTAGAGAAAAAGGTATAATTCTGAACCATTTGAAGAGTGATGAAGAAGTGGCCAATCTATTTAATGGTATGAGCAAGTCGATTCGGTTGACGAAAGTGCCATTCTTGGACCAGGCGATTGAAGATGTGAACAAGTATTACAACGGTAGATGGAAGGTTAAAATGGCAAAATTTTTCAAGGTTTATGTGGTTGGTGGCTGGCCAATTCTTGCTTTGCTGGCTGCCGTTTTTCTCTTGCTATTGATGGCATTGCAAGCGTTTTGCTCAGTTTATAGCTGCGGTCGCATATTTCACATCAACACTAACACTACTACTAAGTGA